Genomic window (Bradyrhizobium sp. 186):
CGATGCTGATTCGGCTCGCGCAGTCCGGATCATTCGCGTGACATGCAAGGCGCACTCGCTTCGATGACGTCCGACGACGCGCTCGGATACGCCATCGGCTGGCCAAACGCCTGCTGAAGTCGCGCGAGGACGTGCTGGCCGCATAGGAACCAAGCCGATTCTTCGCTCTTTTATTGTTGCCTGGATTCCGATGTAAGGCCGGGCTCAACTTTCCCCCAGCCTTGAGCCTGGGTCGCTCCGAACCTCATGGAATTAGTGTCGATGCTCACGCTCCGGTTGGCTGCTGCCGCCATCAAGGCATTCGGAGAACGCCTCGACCAAACCAGTCGCTCCCGCCTGTTCACGCTGGCGGGGCGCCATCAATATGCGAAACACCGACGTTTTCGCAGATTGAGACGAACGCCCTCTTCGCCTCAGCGTCCTCAAAGCAAAATCGTGTGCCTAGGACTCCGCGCTCGATCCACCAGTCGATTTTGTTTGCCCGCGAAATGCGGGATGCCTCTCCGCGCAACTGATCCAATTGCCTTCCATGGGCCCGAACGATCACACAATTTGTCATTCTCTTATCCCCCCAAAAAAAGCGCTGTTCTAACGAGCCCTGAACGCAAGAGTCCTTCCGACTGCTCATCGCGCACGCGCGGTGAGCTATCCCTTCAAAACGCCAGAAAGTCACAGAGTCAGTCGCTCCGCAGCGATCGCACGTCAATCGCTCCTGGCCGAGCATGTAGCGCCCGCGGATCGCGGAAGCGGCATTTTTGCAAGATGGACAAATCAACAACAAATTGCGCATACGCCAGCGCATCACCAGACCGCCCAACACCTTCGACGCCCCCTTCGTGAATCAGGTATCTCGCTGAGGAGGAGCTTAGCGAAACTTTGCACGCCTGAATGTTCGAACACAGGAACCGCCCTGCGCTTGCTCAGGGCGTGGTGGTATCCTTTCCGAAAGCTGCTAGGCTACGCTCAACTGCGAGAGAGCGATGAGCGATGACGCGAAAGATGCAGGCTTTGCGGCGCTAATCAGCGGCATTTTTGCTCCGTCCGCGTCGCCCGCCACCGCGCCTCCGGCGCCGGCGATGCCGCCAACGCTCCAAGAGGAGCCCGTGACCGCGGCAGCGCCACCTGCGAAGCCAGTCGCTCCCTTGTCCGCCGGCGGCCCCGATGAAAAACTAGCGCGACTGCCCGCTGTGGCGATCGCCGACCTCGTCCTTGGTGAGCTTCGCAAAGTTGATGGCTTTTCGAAATCCGGAGTCTCGATCACCGTCTATGGAAGTCGACCTTGGAATGCCATGATCAGGTTCGCACCGTTCTCGACCACTTCCCAAGACGCTGCACGCCTGCGCCACGCTTTGCCGGATATCGTCTTCAGGCTTCGTCAGTACGTCGAGCTCGAAAAGTAGGTTCTGCCGATCACGTTCCACTCGGCGCTCCTACCCCCGCGCTCGGCGTGACTTCCGATAATTAGACTGGCTGTGCCCACCCTTCAGGGCCGGGTCTCGCCCAAGCCTGCCGCCAAGGCCATCTCGACCACTCTAGACGACCTTACTTTGGTGGTTACAATCTTGGCGCCGTGCGCCACAAGCTCGGCCGCGCGCAACCGAACAGATCCCTGCTAGCGGATTCATCTTCGTTGCGGCGAGTTCTTTTTCATTGCCGCGACCGTAGGCCGTTTTGAGGCCCCGGCTTCGGCCTTTCTGACCCGCTCTCGCAGCTCGATGAGCTGACGGTACTCGGCTTCCAGCGGGTCGCGATAGGAGAACTGCGCGGCTGGTGCACGATAGTTCGAACTTCCATACGACGAATATCGAATCATGGAAATCGATGCCTGTTTTCAGGCAACCCCCACTAACTGGTGGTTCGGGAAAATACCCGATCGACGCGACGATATTCCGTCTCGGCAACTTGGCAACTAATGTCACTCGTTAAGCTTGATGCTCGCGAGAAGCGTTAAACCTGGAACTGCCGACAGGAATGAATCTGCACGCGAGGGCCGGCTAGCTAAACGAACACACCAGATCGAAGAAGCTTTGAATGCTGACGGCGCTCGACCACGAACATAATACCGCAAATAATCATTGCGAGTTGCATCCACTTCTTTTGAGCTGTGGAGAATAGTGAAAAATAGAAGAATTGAGAGCGCAGAGCGCATTTAATCCGACGCAGTGAGTCGGAGTCCTTGAAGTGCCGGACATTTGGTTTCCACTTCTCGCGACCGCCGTCGTCGGCACACTCCTTTTCCTTGCGTTCCGACGATAGCCCGCCCGTGTGGCAATGAATCCTCAGCCGCCCCCGAAATCGCGGTTCCCTGCGCGATGCCTTTGACTATGCATAAACCGGAAGGTTCACTTCCAAGCCAGGAGGTGGACGTGAGTACCTGGTTGCTCATTTTTCTAATTGTTTTGAGCGTGGGCATTTTAATCGCACACGCTATCGACGCGATGCGCTCCTGAATCTCCGGACGTCACTTGTCGTTTAGTTGGATCTCGTGAAGAAGGACAAAATCGTGCACTGTCTAATCGTAAGCGCTGCTCCGCGCGAGATAGACCGGCTGAGAGCTGAGGCCTCCCGCATCGCTCGTCAAGGCGAGGCAGACTGGTGGGTCGAGAAGCAAGACAAAGGAACGCATTTTTGCTTTGGCAGTAACGAGGCTAAGGCCACCTTCGCGCAGCTATGCAAGTCGCAAAGCGTTCATTGTTCAGACGCCTAGCGGCCGAGTTTGCTCTCTGAGAGAGAAACCCGTGCGCCGCGGGCGAGAGAGCGAGACCGACATCCGAGCGCGGGCTTGCGCCTTGGCTCACGATCTGTGGCCGCGCGGCCTGACTTTCGACAGATGGCCGGACCTTGGGCATCCCGCGGGGGCTCCCTTCAAACCGCATCAGCTCGCTGCGGCCACGGCATTCCTCGGTGCGCCGCCTAGCCCCGCACACCCCAAGCTATGATATTCCTTCGGCCGGCTGAGTGCAGCTGCCCGCGTTGATTAGGTCATCTGCCGCGTCTAATCAAAAGCTGAGACAATGAGGAAATGATCCAGCTTCCGGCCACCTCGAAGTTGCGGCTTGAGCCATCGCGGCACCCTGCCCCGCCCCGACCAGGTCTCCGTCGGATTCTTCGGATTCCGATACTTTGGACGAACGGGCGGGTATTGGCGGCGCTTGCGCTCAAACCGAGTGACCTCGTGAGCCAT
Coding sequences:
- a CDS encoding H-NS histone family protein encodes the protein MNIDHLKLLSLDELLKIHDEVTAKLGDTMLAEKARLEERLRRIGMAHEVTRFERKRRQYPPVRPKYRNPKNPTETWSGRGRVPRWLKPQLRGGRKLDHFLIVSAFD